The Toxorhynchites rutilus septentrionalis strain SRP chromosome 1, ASM2978413v1, whole genome shotgun sequence genome contains the following window.
caaccctttaGAATTGACCAATCAGCAGCTGGTTCGAAatcgaccccctattgtctggtcttgtcttaggttgGAACACCACGCTCTATAATTTTTTCGCTGAGTGTACAGAACACAGTTTTTTAATCCTGGTAGTCTCGGTTAGCATAggaatgaaaaatgtaaacgTCAGCCTCCAAGTTTTGGGAAATATGTAAACAAGAACATCAAGGAAGTAATAGACACGGATCCGCATAACTAACTCTAGATATCGGTTTTCTTTGGCAAATTTGACTTACTTCCACTATATTGTGAATTTGTTACTTCCAAAAACGGAACATAATGCGTAAAACATGGGTGAAGCGGGACAACATCTACTACAAACCGTTTTACAAGCAGAAGCTGAAGATGACCTTGCTTGGAGTGGTGCTCATGGCCATCGTTTTCTTCGGCTATCAGTTCTTCTATATCAGTCAGTTGCAAACGGAATCGGGGACGGGTGCACTCGTCCGGATTGAAAGTGCCAAACATCAGGCTAATAATCAACGTGTTAATTCGATAGGATATGGAGCCGAAGAGGAATCACCAGCATCGGCCAGCGCGAGAGACGAAGGTGGTGGAGTGGCGCGACCGAATGGCACCAACGGCAAAGTACTCAAAGGGCCTTCTGATGATATCCGCTATATTTATATGGAGAAGATTGGGaattatgagaaaaaaatattaaggtAATTGGAGTAATGGTAGTCGTCTCAATTAACAATTTCAAATGTATTGCTATTTCTTCAGAGGCATTCGGTTGAGCGATTTGGATTCATACTCTGTGCGAACATCGGTCGTGTTCCACTGTCTTACGAGCagacgagagcttgattggggcATGGTGAACGACGACTATTGTGATTGCCCTGATGACGGAAGTGACGAACCAAGTACAAATGCCTGTGCAAAGGGTCGTTTCTACTGTCGGTTTCAGAAGCGTCACCGAACAGGAAGGGGCGGCTACACTTCAATCCCTAGCGCGTGGGTTAATGATGGTGTTTGCGACTGCTGTGACGGTTCCGATGAGTGGCAGCGTAATGACAGTCGACACTGTCGAAACAATTGTAAGGAAAAGTATCCTTTCTGAAAGAACTGTGATCATTGTTCCCGCGCTACCACTACTACTAACACCACTCATTATAACAAAGACCGATATTTTGAAAGACTGGAATGAATGCTGAGCATGGATGAGAAACAAGATTTAATAAACTATTCTAGATTGAATATTTTCTATTAggcaatggtttttttttcttaactttCCAAATGATTGCGAAAGCAGCCAAGTTTTGGACAAAAATCTTCATTCATTTCGAGGGACGGCTCGAGGCGTTTTGATTCTCAATCAACATATTACGCTAACTCAGATTCAACAAGTCTAGCagaaatttcatttatttactgAAAATATCAGGAGTGGTCTCCAGGGCACGAACGAGTCAATTCCCTCGTCCATCACATCAAATATTTccgaatgaaataatttttttttaattcactcGGAAGCAAAAGTCACCCGGTAGATATTTCAacataaacacaaaaaaatcgccATTTCCAGTTTTCTCACAAAAAGATGTTGGAAAATATACCAAAAACAGCACTAATAACAGTGTTTATATAGCTAATACAATACAATTATGTTGTGGTGGCCAAATCGAGGCGAGAATAGGAACGAAAACAGAAACTTGCTTGAGACCGAGAGAGAGAGACCCTTAGACTGCATCGTTTTTATCGGCCGGTATaatgtgcgcatatgcatatctTTCCGTACTGATTaggaagccgaccgaactatcggccGATAAAAAGTCTGCAATACGCGGGGGCTCTAAAGCGTCAATCATCTTGAGGACTAACTGAACTGCACGCTAACATCTAAAAGCATGTTCCTGGTAGGGAAAAAGAATAAACGAGGCGAAGTCATTTACTTCCAAAATTTAACAtacctattctgtatttcgatcgattcgaaatatttcgaacgacttgataaaattccattctgcatttcgatctgtttctctttgaacattaaatgggcaaaacgttcgaaatagggaatgcgaaattataactcgaacgaaatgcaaatacgtcggaatacagaatagggctgtaaGTGTCCAATGGAACACCGCGAATGCAAGTGATTTATTCTTCGGATTTCAGCTCATATATACAGCACTTACCTAAGAGAACTCACCGATAACTAAAAAACATTTTGGTTATCGCCTAAACGGCTGGCGGTTACCCACCACAAGCATTAAACATGAAAGAATAATTCCttgattgttatttttattaccAAACCTTCTGTCTAtggtgataatcatttcatacaaaatataaaatgcccaagagttatatgcttgctactttttttttttttttttttttaattcgtttatttttacaggctcagttacttaagtttaaaggagccgaattcttaaatataattttaaaactatatatataaacaattttcttacatatatggttagtaaggtggaaaaccgattactcgcggtgtactcgagtttaggagggtgacatatttttaggagaaggatgggatataaggaaattgtaacaatgttgatgaacactcaatttataaatctattcgtatatctatagtgtatttacatttcaacttattctaatatttatagcaaggggaccaattacccgcaaaggaaggaaaggagggtataaggatgctTGCTACTTgttgactcgaaaaattgtttccaaTAGCTTTAGCTATTTGGTttgaaaacagactattgaaaccacacaaatctgtatataagctggcGCCTGCTCTGAAATCCATTCAGCAGATCTTCGTTTGATGTTGTTGAAAGCAGATATGGTCTGCTGAAGTGCGTTGGACGACAATGAATTGTCCTTATTGCAGTTGGAGAAGGAGTTGGTGTGAGCTGTCCACATTGTTCCTTTTCAGAGCTAAAGACGAATGAACGGAataagtctctataattcaacaagtcattcaatcaagaaatcCATCTAGTTATAATTGCAATGTGATATGAAGATGGTCTCGCTCAcacgcctatgcattatgctcttctctcccaatgaTACTTCTTTTCTGCTGCCGGACTGAACTGAGATCAAAGCGGAAATCGTcatagcaaatacatgcaaacagtGAGTACGTTTTTACTTGTTTGAATTTTTGGTGAGCGAAAGGTGTTCCCGAACGCGGGCGCATAATCAAAGCGCCTCGGTTCtattcagaaccaccaacaagtacgaaaatgtccacgattgtccacggtgtggggggtaggggtataaccaatgtccacgtggatacgtgaaataaatatttgagaaaaaaaaacaatcacatctatatttaaaaatcaacgaaatctgtttttcattttcaagatctttcaaactttttttcatgCTTGTTCTGCATATTTAACAATAAAAAGCTACctgatgttttgacgtaggactacgtctaactggaagatatagggggtgaaatggaaatctaggcactgaacaagcaggaaaaaatgcaagatttggaacgcttataactcgagcatttctcaatagatcgcaaaggtttttgcatcaattgataggaaatatatctacgcatctatcataacgaataacatttcatttttcttgagataaatagttgaataattgtgaaacatcaagcattgtcaaTATGCACTAtgtacccatttttgattggtccattttgtgctcctcaaatcgtaccgaccaaaacgggcaaccagagcagcagcgaaatagaatgaagcacgattggaaaggaaaaagaagaaaatgaacgaaacattggtcgcagtctcacacatgcgtaattctcgagccagccagtcagcttaaaaatccccgctccgctgccgtaacgatcattctcattcaaaccgtacaccacatcggttcgcatcacaacacatcaacaaaccaacccaagcagccatgtctggacatggtaaaggaggaaaagtaaagggaaaggcaaaatcccgctcgaaccgtgttgatctggagttccccgcaagggtagctaggacgagcgcgttagtaccagtgcaccagtccacctagccggcgttatatagtttcggccgccgaagtgatcgagttagctggcaaagctgctcgcgacgataagaaaacccgcattcggaacagaacacattcggttcggtggacatcatgacaacaacaggcagttgcaacgagtggcgagtggcaaacgcaatcgcaaaacggcagctggtagcagaagaaaaaagtttgatctttatacaaactgctttggtggcaaatccagaacaaggcggcatcgagggcgttcgaaatggctttccaaaaccacgagtactaagttttctaaattggaaccattccataaagcaaggcgcttttcagggccattaaacctttcaagaaagagtttaggaaatacagttcaatgctttctaaaacattatccaaaataataataaaacacaaattgattttttcataatttgtttgccaggatatgatgagtatgtgaatttggcagttgttctgagcttattgatagttggggactttcctgattatacaattttcatcaattcttaaattgtttccagattgaaagtacagtaatttacaattagttcgacatttagctaattggacggacatgtaatgcgacttatttagttggacatttttgtaaacatagagatccaaattatgaccccacattgaaagtcgacactgtaccactgtcatcgcaaatgttcaattacaggttaaaatcgcctccaatgcgacactgagaggcgcttcggcacgtcgcattgaatgtaatttactgtaccaCATGTCACAAAgttggataggaagaaattttccaactgtgaaagctgtggcgagtggcaacaaatcgctaaacaggaaggtttagccgaacaaaatggggatatcgagtgataacaaaacaataaactctttagattgaagataattttgtgatcctgaaaaggaccctttttagcctgcatgtgaatccaacgagcgaacaaatcgtaatgaatgtattttcttcttctttctttgtttttaagaggctttaaactttgcagttcattcgcctctactggtgaatgtatttttttgccatcgctccctttgaacgctcattcgttcgtctcgttggactcgcccctctggctgagtctgccgatttgtctctatcctgtgagtgtgtaccgctagagtataaaacacgcggaccccaaataaatatcttattttctttcaaaccgtaaacccgtgtggttgtacggcatcggcatcgtggacgtaacaaaggaggacaagttaagggaaaggcaaagtctcactcgaaccgtgcaagtctccagttccctgttggtcgcattcactgattgctccgcaagggtaactaggccgaacggattggtgccggagcaccagtatacctaacagcgattatacagtttcggccgtcggagtgctcgagttggctttcaaagctgctcacgacaatcagaaaacccgcatcaagaacagagcagcttcggttcggcgctcatcaaggcaacaattagttgcAGTGAGTGgtaaagtgtttctccggcacgtcgcattaaatgtaatttactgaacaacatgtcacaagctggatgggaagaaattttccaactgtgaaagctgtggcgagtggcaaacgcaatagctaaacaggaaggtttagccgaacaagatgggaatatcgagtgataacaaaaacacaacaccaaaggttcttttcagaacccccaacattttcataaagagtaaacagtaaactaatccatttttcaggtagataggtaggtattcacgtaggagaagaaaataaaacaatatatttaaaatatatatttaacaaaagctgtctcctttgtatagttctacgtcactccggttatgtccccgacattacccacccgtcttttttttttcaaatacttgtCAATGTGAACACAATGGTAGaattcgtgatttttgaagatgctCAAAATGAAATTGCTACGGAAGTAAATAATCTAGCAATTTGGTGTCAGAGAACTAATCGCAAAGCAGTTTGTGAAGATTTATCAGGTTGATCAAGAGCTTCTCGATAAGTTACCAAATATCCTATGTACAgtattggaaagaaaaaaataaacagcattacgaaaaatactttttcatgattttgtttttgaaaatgaacgtaTTTCTTTCAATGGAAAGAACGTAAATAAGCCATTGTTTGTATTCATattcaaatttatataaaactccaattaattggattttttCATCCAGTATTGTGCAGAGAGGTTCAATGGAGTTGGGGTCTGGGGATTGGGATGTCCACTCAAGCATTTTAATCTTTTTGGATTGAAAATAGCGTTTCGCAACCTTCGAGGTGTGCTTTGGATCATTgttctgttgaaaaatataGCATTTAATATTCATTTTCCTGAGTGACGGTTTTAAGTTCTTCTCCAAGACATTGACGTAGGGCTCAGCAGTCTTCTTTACATAGATCTTGACGAGATTGTCCAGCCCATTCCAAGTAAACAGCCCCACACAAGCTGTGATCCTCCACTTGCTTGCTGTTGCTTGAGTAGACTGGATAGCTCAGACTTCAGGCTGTCATTTCTTGTGTCTTTTAATCTCCAACTTACCCTAATCGGCCCAAACAATGTTCTTCCAAAAGTCAGTATGGGTGGAGCTCCTGGTCGTGGACCGTCAGAGGAttttaaaacatgaaaaatgcaTACTCTAGTTGCAAATCATGACTCTGtaccaaaattgtataaaaatgtcaaaataatgataatctttgggcctgatcacgaacatcactgccacgtacgctttcacgtcacttacacttcacttaatcttgttgtgtctatcatcattgtcacggacagttgcgtgtgaaaatgaactccgtgaagtgaaagtgttcattcccgtttataataGACATGTTAgttgcataatgtcgggtgtttgaacgttgtgtcggttgcataatttcggacgtttgaacgttattcaggtaaaattaatacagcgtatgagataatattccatttaattaatcgtatattttagaacgacaagtttgcgattatacctcgatgattagtttgctgaatcaaatgctggctcaaagatgagaaggaatacttggttgctggggaataatgtagttgttgaacatatgggaatgtaattctacgctagagataaaacatgactattatgtttaataatcaaaatttcgcatactcttgtacttagctctgtcttactcgttttaatagtgagaaatatttagaatcattttttatgaaccgtttGTTCAATTTTGATGGATAAAAATATCTTTTATAGAAcagaacaaacccgaatttatccagctcacgatcagtataatctgagctactcccatatgggattctgatgTTTATtcatcttatccttcccattctcgtgtaatttgatatacgggacatgaggtttgattaaattatttaaacagaatctGGTCAGCAACAAATTTGACAATTTGAACAAAAGCGGaaagtgattcagattttctttagacggatatcaaaattatggaagcagaactagagaataatttacaaacagtatcttgtgaatgcttaGCAATGACAGGCTCatttttccttgtttgaaacttattatcacttttttaatattctttcattcaaataagctgaataaataaagggtgtgtcacatcaaattgcatcacggaaaaaacgctgtagaaatttaatttttaggaattatatcttcagctttcgcttataatcagataagagcgtatagatcacgttggccatgcttcactgtaaatttttcctaaatttggaaaaatgtcgtcgaacgaaaaagagcgtcgtgaattaatcctgtgcactcatttcgagaatccggagttgtcagatcgggacatcggtaggatgctgggaatcgtccaatccacggtcagcagagtactaaaacgatacttcgagaacctaaccatcgaccggaatgtgaagaacggcaaaaatggatgctccgtcagtgaaaaagatcacaagcgcgtagttaagcagtttagacgtgatccgagaagttcggtccgggatgtcgccaataaggtgaatttgtcaagttcattcgtccagcggaccaagcagcgggagggcctgcgtacatacaaggttcagaaggctcctaaccgcgacgaaaggcaaaacatggtggggaagacgcgagcccggaagctgtacaccgaaatgctgacgaagccgcattgcctggtaatggacgacgaaacctacgtcaaagcggactttcgtcagctgccgggcctgttgttcttctccgcagaggacaaattcagcgttccggaggagattcgcaagcagaaactatccaagtttgccaaaaagtacatggtgtggcaagcgatctgctcttgcggaaagcggagcgcccccttcgagatgaccggcacggtaaacgggcaggtttatcttaaggagtgcctacagaagcgcttactaccactattgaagcagcacgagggcccgaccatcttctggccggatcccacttcgtgccactattcaaaggacgtgttggagtggtacgaagccaacggggtcaccttcgtgccaaaggaaatgaacccgcctaacgcgccggagcttcgcccaatagagaaatattgggcgattatgaagcagaccctccggaagaacccaaaagttgtcaaatcggaggcggacttcaagagaaaatggatttctgttaaaaaaaaaactacaacctgacgttgtacagaaccttatggacggggtaaagaggaagttgcgagcatacgggcttgggctcgaagtatgaataaaaagaaaatgccaaaagttgtttaatagtttttattttactgtctaaaattttcaaaaggatcggtctactgggcgaatttctacagcgttttttccgtgatgcaatttgatgtgacacaccctttacgacattaaacttactccattccgcgtgactagttttcaccatctaaaacacaagagacaaatatacctgtttttctccgtgacatgacagtatcgtggtattcataataacacctagttcatcaaagttgtcacgacggatgaactcttctggattctacacacacggtgacagcagtaataaggttgtatacaattcacttcgttttcacagtgaagtgatgttcgtgatcaggccctttaTATAGATACACAGTTGcatgttaaccctttgcggtcgtattcaaTTCGGATATGGGTGTCATACTggttggaattatttttccttgaaagagcAGTGATGCATAATTTGTATAACAATGAAAGataaacaagattttttcaattcgttGTGAACTTTAGATGTGTATCTATTGAATAATGTGTTTTAAAATGCTGTTTTTACATAAACAAATATATTCTAAAACTCTCGTTCGTGTGCCATCCTTCGAAACAGTCCCTCAAAAGATTTTTGACTGAGAACAGACATACGAACGAAGATT
Protein-coding sequences here:
- the LOC129761864 gene encoding uncharacterized protein LOC129761864 isoform X1: MRKTWVKRDNIYYKPFYKQKLKMTLLGVVLMAIVFFGYQFFYISQLQTESGTGALVRIESAKHQANNQRVNSIGYGAEEESPASASARDEGGGVARPNGTNGKVLKGPSDDIRYIYMEKIGNYEKKILRGIRLSDLDSYSVRTSVVFHCLTSRRELDWGMVNDDYCDCPDDGSDEPSTNACAKGRFYCRFQKRHRTGRGGYTSIPSAWVNDGVCDCCDGSDEWQRNDSRHCRNNCKEKYPF
- the LOC129761864 gene encoding uncharacterized protein LOC129761864 isoform X2; this encodes MRKTWVKRDNIYYKPFYKQKLKMTLLGVVLMAIVFFGYQFFYIRYGAEEESPASASARDEGGGVARPNGTNGKVLKGPSDDIRYIYMEKIGNYEKKILRGIRLSDLDSYSVRTSVVFHCLTSRRELDWGMVNDDYCDCPDDGSDEPSTNACAKGRFYCRFQKRHRTGRGGYTSIPSAWVNDGVCDCCDGSDEWQRNDSRHCRNNCKEKYPF